One part of the Vicinamibacteria bacterium genome encodes these proteins:
- a CDS encoding urease accessory protein UreD, whose translation MILASSAPGVFGGDCFEQRIRVERGASVRLTSQSALQVHPSPEGSVARLLSTYYIGHDARLQCQWKPLIPFAGARIDQRIEIDLSDSGYLYWSDALMSGRKARGEQWMFATLAHELAVSRAGSLEYLERYRVEPSEEDVSRPWVASDASYLGTTLITGRQIDAAVVEGLHEELEAFGGMRAAVDELDRRFLLVRLLAPSGPRFHEARARVGRALNP comes from the coding sequence GTGATTCTCGCCTCGTCCGCCCCGGGCGTCTTCGGCGGCGACTGCTTCGAGCAAAGGATCCGTGTGGAGCGGGGCGCGTCGGTGCGGCTGACGTCCCAATCGGCCTTGCAGGTGCATCCCAGCCCTGAAGGGAGCGTGGCGCGGCTCCTGAGCACGTATTACATCGGGCATGACGCCCGGCTGCAATGCCAGTGGAAGCCGCTGATCCCATTCGCAGGGGCCCGGATCGACCAACGGATCGAGATAGACCTCTCCGACAGCGGCTATCTCTACTGGAGCGATGCATTGATGAGCGGGCGGAAGGCGCGGGGCGAGCAATGGATGTTCGCCACCCTGGCCCACGAGCTGGCGGTGTCACGCGCTGGTTCGCTCGAATACCTGGAACGCTACCGGGTCGAGCCCAGCGAGGAAGACGTGTCCCGGCCGTGGGTCGCCAGCGATGCCTCGTATCTGGGAACGACGCTGATAACCGGACGCCAAATCGACGCAGCCGTTGTGGAGGGTCTCCACGAGGAGCTCGAGGCTTTCGGGGGGATGCGGGCTGCGGTCGACGAGCTCGACCGGCGTTTCCTGCTCGTGCGTTTGCTGGCCCCATCCGGCCCCCGCTTCCACGAAGCACGGGCTCGAGTAGGGCGGGCGCTGAATCCATGA
- a CDS encoding DUF4388 domain-containing protein, whose protein sequence is MGTEASSPRPEGNLGEQDLPDLVLDLSRRLWTGVLILGRTAVEVRVSLKDGRMVFASSSDPDSRLGTLLLRRGALTLRQLVDGSKAITPGKRLGTILVEQGTLAPKDLVRAVVDQTQEIIYGAFQWTEGRYRLDEGAESHESITLNINTPSVILEGIRRIESWTRIERAVGGLEARYVRCGGQEATIQQMSLSPQAMELVASLGEARDVEFLCAQSRLSSFEVCRTLWAFRVIGVVRRVAVTTERPLDDDGLEFVLDS, encoded by the coding sequence ATGGGAACAGAGGCTTCATCCCCGCGGCCCGAAGGGAACCTGGGAGAACAGGACCTGCCCGATCTGGTCCTGGACCTGAGTCGGCGCCTTTGGACGGGCGTGCTGATCCTGGGTCGGACAGCTGTGGAAGTGCGTGTGAGCTTGAAGGACGGCAGGATGGTCTTTGCCTCCTCCTCCGATCCCGACAGCCGGCTGGGAACGCTCCTGCTGCGGCGGGGCGCCCTCACCCTGCGGCAGCTCGTCGACGGGTCCAAGGCCATCACACCCGGCAAGCGGCTGGGGACCATCCTGGTGGAGCAGGGCACACTTGCCCCCAAAGACCTCGTGCGGGCGGTCGTCGACCAGACCCAGGAGATCATCTACGGGGCGTTCCAGTGGACTGAAGGGCGCTATCGGCTCGACGAGGGAGCGGAATCCCACGAGTCCATCACCCTGAACATCAACACACCGAGCGTGATCCTCGAGGGCATAAGGAGGATCGAGTCCTGGACCCGAATAGAGCGCGCGGTTGGGGGGTTGGAGGCGCGCTACGTGCGCTGCGGGGGCCAGGAGGCCACGATCCAGCAGATGAGTCTCTCGCCTCAGGCTATGGAGCTCGTGGCTTCCCTGGGGGAGGCCCGCGACGTCGAGTTCCTCTGTGCGCAGTCCCGCCTTTCCAGCTTTGAGGTCTGCCGCACGCTATGGGCTTTCCGGGTCATCGGTGTCGTCAGGCGCGTAGCGGTGACGACAGAACGGCCCCTCGATGATGACGGCTTGGAGTTCGTTCTCGATTCGTGA
- a CDS encoding urease accessory protein UreE, which yields MAGINSGATTPTVTVIEGTHHEDSLPEAARGYALDTITLGWEDRVHVHGRRRSDGGVEFGTALPRGTILRQGDCLVVDAARTVVTVVERPEPVFVIEPRTQQEWGLFAYHIGNRHQPLMIAERAIVCPDVAGVEQLLEQQHIPYTRATLPFTPATAVAPHQH from the coding sequence TTGGCAGGCATCAACTCAGGCGCCACGACACCAACCGTGACGGTCATTGAAGGGACACACCACGAGGACTCACTGCCCGAAGCCGCCCGGGGCTACGCGCTGGACACCATAACTCTTGGCTGGGAGGACCGTGTGCACGTGCACGGCCGGCGGCGGTCAGATGGCGGGGTTGAGTTTGGCACGGCGCTGCCGCGGGGGACGATTCTTCGCCAGGGCGACTGCCTCGTGGTCGACGCTGCCCGCACGGTGGTGACCGTCGTCGAGCGGCCGGAACCCGTGTTCGTGATCGAGCCGCGGACCCAGCAGGAGTGGGGCTTGTTTGCGTACCACATCGGCAACCGGCATCAGCCGCTGATGATTGCCGAGCGTGCGATCGTGTGTCCGGACGTCGCGGGCGTCGAGCAGCTGCTGGAGCAGCAGCACATCCCCTATACGCGCGCGACGTTGCCGTTCACGCCTGCGACGGCCGTCGCCCCCCATCAACATTGA
- a CDS encoding urease accessory UreF family protein, whose amino-acid sequence MTLVALLHLCDSLFPIGAFGYSDGLEAATSAGRVRTPGDLRAWLDVCLDETLGRADGPTMLQAWAAFTNREWSALGRLDDEIHALRPAASARHSSHAMGLRLVTTWHALYPDPRLEEALELANRRIIRPTLPVGFGCVSAAAGVAKLDAAAAFAYTRLASTISAAMRLMSIGQTDAHTQLAAVLKRVPAVVEAMAGRARAESFTPAMDIALMAQRHLHSRLFRS is encoded by the coding sequence ATGACGCTGGTCGCCCTGCTGCACCTCTGCGACAGCCTGTTTCCGATCGGGGCTTTCGGCTACTCGGACGGCCTTGAAGCGGCGACTTCCGCGGGGCGTGTCCGAACCCCCGGCGACCTGCGCGCATGGCTCGACGTGTGTCTCGATGAGACCCTCGGCCGCGCCGACGGTCCGACCATGCTCCAGGCATGGGCGGCCTTCACCAATCGTGAGTGGTCGGCGCTCGGCAGGCTGGATGACGAGATCCACGCTTTGCGACCGGCGGCGTCAGCGCGTCATTCGAGTCATGCGATGGGCCTGCGGCTGGTGACCACTTGGCACGCGCTCTATCCCGATCCACGCCTGGAGGAGGCACTCGAGCTCGCCAATCGCAGGATCATTCGGCCGACGCTGCCGGTCGGGTTTGGCTGCGTGTCGGCGGCGGCGGGAGTGGCGAAACTTGATGCGGCCGCGGCGTTTGCGTACACGCGGCTCGCGTCAACGATCTCGGCGGCGATGCGCTTGATGTCGATCGGACAAACGGATGCGCACACCCAGCTGGCCGCCGTCCTCAAACGGGTCCCGGCCGTGGTGGAGGCCATGGCGGGCCGAGCCCGGGCCGAGTCGTTTACGCCGGCCATGGACATCGCCCTCATGGCCCAGCGGCACCTCCATTCACGGCTATTCCGATCGTGA
- a CDS encoding metalloregulator ArsR/SmtB family transcription factor produces the protein MLSSASYRRSKAEDRLNLVFRALADPTRRALLGSLAQGPTKVTDLAEPFKMSLPAVSKHLKVLERARLLVRDVDGRVHRCSLGAEPLREADQWLSRYRPFWEETLDALARYVEQDKNKQDGGR, from the coding sequence ATGCTGTCAAGTGCTTCCTACAGGAGATCTAAAGCCGAGGATCGGCTCAACCTGGTCTTCCGGGCCCTTGCCGACCCCACTCGGCGGGCCCTTCTCGGTAGCCTCGCTCAGGGGCCGACCAAGGTGACCGATCTCGCCGAGCCCTTCAAAATGTCCCTCCCCGCGGTGTCCAAGCACCTGAAAGTCCTGGAGCGCGCCCGGCTGCTCGTCCGGGACGTCGATGGCCGCGTCCACCGGTGCTCGCTCGGCGCGGAGCCCTTGCGGGAGGCGGACCAGTGGCTGAGTCGCTACCGACCCTTCTGGGAAGAAACCCTCGACGCACTCGCCCGCTATGTCGAGCAGGACAAGAATAAGCAAGACGGCGGTCGTTGA
- a CDS encoding SRPBCC family protein produces the protein MNENVKPRVVTLVSARSRGLVISGAILLGGLATVGLGPGPRPKPSAEDKAVEAASASISIHQEIDLNASPQRVYEALLDAKQFNTFSGLPAEIHREAGGDFSCFGGHIVGRNVELVPNQRIVQAWRAVGWPEGAYSIAKFELKAQGSGTRVILDHRGFPEGLKDHLAQGWKEHYWDNLTKYFP, from the coding sequence ATGAATGAAAATGTGAAGCCGAGGGTGGTGACCCTCGTGAGCGCAAGGTCACGAGGGCTCGTGATCTCCGGAGCCATCCTACTTGGTGGTCTGGCCACGGTTGGCCTCGGCCCCGGGCCTCGCCCAAAGCCCTCAGCTGAAGACAAAGCGGTCGAGGCGGCCTCGGCGTCAATCTCAATCCACCAGGAGATCGACCTAAACGCGAGTCCGCAGCGCGTCTACGAGGCGCTCTTGGACGCCAAGCAGTTCAACACGTTCTCGGGCCTTCCGGCCGAGATCCATCGCGAAGCCGGCGGGGACTTCTCGTGCTTCGGCGGCCACATCGTGGGACGAAACGTCGAGCTCGTGCCCAACCAGCGGATTGTTCAGGCCTGGCGCGCCGTCGGCTGGCCCGAGGGCGCCTATTCCATCGCCAAGTTTGAGTTGAAGGCACAGGGCTCCGGGACCCGGGTGATCCTGGATCACAGGGGTTTTCCGGAGGGGTTGAAGGATCATCTCGCCCAAGGCTGGAAGGAACACTACTGGGATAACCTGACCAAGTACTTCCCCTGA
- the ureC gene encoding urease subunit alpha has protein sequence MKIDRLTYANHYGPTTGDRMRLADTELVIRIEADATVYGDEAKFGGGKVIRDGMGQSATASRGAGSPDLVITNVVIVDSSGIRKADVGIRDGRISGIGKAGNPGVMEGVSPELIISGSTEVLAGEGHILTAGAIDTHVHFISPNQIPEAFYAGITTLIGGGSGPATGTKATTCTPGAWNIRRMYEAVEAFPLNFGFLGKGNASGPESLREQIRAGALGLKLHEDWGTTPAAIDQCLCVADEFDVQVAIHTDTLNEAGFVEDTIRAIKGRTIHTYHTEGAGGGHAPDIIRLCGEPNVLPSSTNPTMPFTRNTLDEHLDMLMVCHHLSPHVPEDVAFADSRIRPETIAAEDVLHDLGAISMMSSDSQAMGRIGEVICRTWQTADKMKRQRGPLSGETPGSDNLRVRRYIAKYTINPAIAHGIAHEVGSIEVGKLADLVLWKPAFFGVKPELILKGGFIAGAMMGDGNASIPTPQPVVGRPMFGFYGGALNACSLNFVSQAGVASGALAGLGRRAAAVRGCRTLGKRDLVLNDALPKVEVNPDTYEVRADGQLLTSEPADVLPLAQRYFLF, from the coding sequence ATGAAGATCGATCGCCTGACCTACGCGAACCACTACGGCCCGACAACGGGCGACCGCATGCGGCTGGCCGACACGGAGCTCGTCATCCGGATCGAGGCCGACGCCACGGTCTACGGCGACGAGGCAAAATTCGGGGGCGGCAAGGTCATTCGCGACGGCATGGGGCAGTCGGCGACGGCCAGCCGCGGGGCGGGCTCGCCCGACCTCGTTATCACGAACGTGGTCATCGTCGACAGCTCCGGGATCCGAAAGGCGGACGTGGGCATACGCGACGGCCGCATCTCCGGCATCGGAAAGGCCGGCAATCCAGGCGTGATGGAGGGCGTATCGCCCGAGCTGATCATCAGCGGCTCGACCGAGGTGCTGGCGGGGGAGGGCCACATCCTGACCGCAGGCGCCATCGACACCCACGTCCATTTCATCTCGCCGAACCAGATTCCGGAAGCCTTTTACGCTGGCATCACGACCCTCATTGGCGGCGGGAGCGGACCCGCCACAGGAACGAAGGCCACGACCTGCACGCCCGGCGCGTGGAACATCCGCCGCATGTACGAGGCGGTGGAGGCGTTTCCGCTCAATTTCGGGTTTCTTGGCAAGGGCAACGCGTCCGGTCCGGAGTCGTTGCGGGAGCAGATCCGCGCGGGCGCGCTCGGCCTCAAGCTCCACGAAGACTGGGGCACTACGCCCGCCGCCATTGACCAATGCTTGTGCGTGGCCGACGAGTTCGACGTTCAGGTGGCGATTCACACCGACACGCTGAACGAGGCGGGGTTCGTCGAGGACACCATCCGCGCCATCAAGGGGCGGACGATCCACACGTATCACACCGAGGGTGCAGGTGGTGGCCACGCTCCGGACATCATCCGCCTCTGCGGAGAGCCGAACGTGCTGCCCTCGTCCACGAACCCAACCATGCCCTTCACGCGCAACACGCTCGACGAGCATCTGGACATGCTCATGGTCTGCCATCACCTGTCGCCGCACGTCCCCGAGGACGTTGCGTTCGCCGACTCGCGCATCCGCCCGGAGACGATCGCCGCCGAGGACGTGCTGCACGATCTGGGCGCCATCAGCATGATGTCCTCTGATTCGCAGGCGATGGGGCGGATCGGCGAGGTGATCTGCCGCACGTGGCAGACGGCGGACAAGATGAAGCGTCAGCGGGGCCCGTTGAGCGGGGAGACGCCGGGAAGCGACAACCTGCGCGTTCGGCGCTACATCGCGAAGTACACCATCAACCCGGCGATCGCGCACGGCATCGCGCACGAGGTCGGGTCGATCGAGGTCGGCAAACTGGCGGACCTCGTACTGTGGAAGCCGGCGTTCTTTGGCGTCAAGCCAGAGTTGATCCTCAAGGGTGGGTTCATCGCAGGGGCGATGATGGGCGATGGCAACGCGTCGATTCCGACGCCGCAGCCGGTCGTGGGGCGGCCGATGTTCGGGTTCTACGGCGGGGCGCTGAACGCGTGCAGCCTGAATTTCGTCAGCCAGGCCGGCGTCGCCTCGGGCGCCCTCGCCGGGCTGGGGCGCCGGGCAGCCGCGGTCCGCGGCTGCCGGACGCTCGGAAAACGCGACCTCGTGCTCAACGACGCACTGCCCAAAGTAGAGGTGAATCCGGACACCTATGAGGTTCGCGCGGACGGGCAGCTGTTGACGAGCGAACCGGCCGACGTTCTACCTCTCGCGCAGCGGTATTTTCTTTTCTAG
- the ureG gene encoding urease accessory protein UreG — protein sequence MVSRTPLRIGIGGPVGSGKTALVDSLCKAMRERYRLGVITNDIFTREDMEFLVRSEALPADRIIGVQTGGCPHTAIREDASMNFDALDELCHRHPDLAIVFLESGGDNLAASFSPELVDASIYVIDVSGGDKIPRKGGPGVTRSDLLVINKIDLAPHVGASLDVMARDAKLMRRDRPFVFTNLKNGAGLENVVTWIRRDLLYEDVAG from the coding sequence ATCGTGAGCCGCACCCCCCTACGGATCGGGATCGGCGGACCAGTGGGATCCGGCAAGACCGCGCTCGTCGATTCTCTCTGCAAGGCCATGCGCGAGCGGTACCGCCTGGGCGTCATCACGAACGACATCTTCACGCGCGAGGACATGGAGTTTCTGGTTCGGAGCGAAGCCCTGCCCGCCGACCGCATCATCGGCGTGCAGACCGGAGGATGCCCCCACACGGCCATTCGGGAGGATGCGTCGATGAACTTCGACGCTCTCGACGAGCTCTGCCACCGGCATCCTGATCTGGCCATCGTGTTCCTGGAGAGCGGGGGGGACAATCTGGCGGCGAGCTTCAGTCCGGAGCTCGTGGACGCGTCGATCTACGTCATCGACGTATCGGGCGGCGACAAGATCCCACGCAAAGGCGGACCGGGGGTGACACGGTCCGACCTCCTGGTGATCAACAAGATCGATCTCGCACCGCACGTGGGCGCCAGCCTCGACGTCATGGCACGGGACGCGAAGCTGATGCGACGCGATCGGCCGTTCGTGTTCACCAACCTCAAGAACGGTGCGGGCCTCGAGAATGTGGTGACGTGGATTCGGCGTGATCTGCTTTACGAAGATGTCGCCGGCTAG